A single region of the Pseudorhodoplanes sp. genome encodes:
- a CDS encoding helix-turn-helix domain-containing protein: MTTLERNGRPNQRSRTRKDLLQAASRLMKQGRTPTLEEVAEEALVSRATAYRYFPSVEALLVEAAVDVTMPEPGEFFSGDASRDPVMRVQRIETAVHDVILANEPLLRTMLAHAIQQDLQSDEAGKPPRRQNRRTPLIEAALEPTRDQFRRGAMEMLTKALALIMGPEAMIVTKDVLQLDDADARKVKRWAIRALVEAARKPEAPD; the protein is encoded by the coding sequence GTGACAACGCTAGAACGAAACGGTCGCCCGAACCAGCGATCGCGCACCCGGAAAGACCTTCTCCAGGCGGCATCGCGGCTCATGAAGCAAGGCCGCACACCCACCTTGGAGGAGGTCGCGGAAGAGGCGCTGGTTTCGCGTGCGACGGCATATCGCTACTTCCCGAGCGTCGAGGCGCTCCTGGTGGAAGCTGCGGTGGATGTCACCATGCCCGAGCCTGGAGAATTCTTCAGCGGTGATGCTTCGCGCGACCCCGTCATGCGGGTGCAGCGCATCGAAACTGCCGTCCATGACGTGATTCTGGCGAACGAGCCTCTGCTGCGGACCATGCTCGCGCACGCCATTCAACAGGATCTGCAATCTGACGAAGCCGGCAAGCCGCCCCGCCGACAAAATCGACGCACGCCGCTTATCGAAGCAGCGCTCGAGCCGACGCGCGATCAATTCAGGCGTGGGGCAATGGAAATGCTGACGAAGGCACTGGCGCTGATCATGGGACCGGAAGCCATGATCGTCACCAAGGATGTCTTGCAACTCGACGATGCCGACGCGCGAAAAGTGAAGCGTTGGGCCATTCGGGCGTTGGTGGAGGCAGCGAGAAAGCCGGAAGCCCCCGACTGA
- a CDS encoding MBL fold metallo-hydrolase produces MDTKISEIADGIYRLSTYVLDIAPPAGFTFNQFLVLGDEPLMFHTGLRKMFPLNRDALSRIIAPEKLRWIAFGHYEADECGAMNEWLAVAPNAEVAHGQTGCLVSLNDMADRAPRVLQDGEVIDLGGGKRVRYIDTPHTPHGWDAGVMYEESTGTLLCGDLFTQLGDGPALTQGDIVGPAITAEELFQYSALAPGMGAAIRGLAKYSPRTLALMHGPSFTGDGAAALHALADDYDRRLRGRLSLAA; encoded by the coding sequence ATGGACACCAAGATTTCCGAAATCGCCGACGGCATCTACCGTCTCTCGACCTACGTGCTGGACATCGCCCCGCCCGCCGGTTTCACCTTCAACCAGTTTCTCGTCCTGGGCGATGAGCCGCTGATGTTTCACACCGGCCTGCGCAAGATGTTTCCGCTCAACCGCGACGCCCTGAGCCGCATCATTGCGCCGGAAAAGTTGCGCTGGATCGCCTTCGGTCATTACGAGGCCGATGAATGCGGCGCCATGAACGAATGGCTCGCCGTCGCCCCGAATGCGGAGGTCGCGCATGGCCAGACCGGCTGCCTGGTCTCTCTCAATGACATGGCGGATCGCGCGCCGCGCGTCCTGCAGGACGGCGAGGTGATCGATCTCGGCGGCGGCAAGCGCGTACGATACATCGACACGCCGCACACGCCGCACGGCTGGGACGCCGGTGTGATGTACGAGGAATCGACGGGCACTCTCCTGTGCGGCGATCTTTTCACTCAGCTTGGCGATGGCCCGGCTCTAACCCAGGGCGACATCGTCGGCCCGGCCATCACGGCGGAGGAGCTGTTCCAGTATTCCGCACTCGCACCCGGGATGGGTGCGGCCATCCGCGGGCTCGCCAAATATTCTCCACGCACGCTCGCGCTCATGCACGGGCCGTCCTTTACCGGTGATGGAGCGGCGGCATTGCACGCGCTCGCGGACGACTATGACCGGCGGCTGCGCGGCCGGCTGAGTCTGGCCGCATAG
- a CDS encoding NUDIX hydrolase, which yields MTDIRVARIERLDLRFEPRPWAFAKSRRVEINAHFDLLRQSKPLWNGRVLLMFEHSTEDGLFRGAYLETDFASFIAWRDWGFPDKDIRNCFAPAMLQGSDGGYVLGVMGSQTANAGQIYFPCGTPDPDDVKDGRVDLKNSACRELLEETGISTDELEIDAHWLAVFAGPRIAMMKPMRARQPAEILRQRIRDHIARESKPELVDAHIVRSPADYVPGMAPFVTAALSDRRNALANRPGTG from the coding sequence ATGACGGACATTCGCGTTGCCCGCATCGAGCGTCTTGATCTTCGCTTTGAACCGCGACCCTGGGCATTTGCAAAGAGCCGCCGAGTAGAAATCAACGCTCATTTCGATCTGCTCAGGCAAAGCAAGCCTCTCTGGAACGGGCGTGTATTGCTGATGTTCGAGCATTCGACTGAAGACGGCTTGTTCCGCGGCGCCTATCTGGAAACCGACTTCGCCAGTTTTATCGCCTGGCGCGACTGGGGATTTCCGGACAAAGACATCCGTAATTGTTTCGCGCCGGCGATGCTTCAGGGATCGGATGGCGGTTACGTCTTGGGCGTCATGGGCAGCCAGACCGCCAATGCCGGACAGATCTATTTTCCATGCGGGACGCCGGACCCGGATGACGTCAAGGATGGACGAGTTGATCTGAAGAACAGCGCATGTCGTGAATTGTTGGAGGAGACGGGTATTTCGACAGACGAACTCGAAATCGATGCGCACTGGCTTGCGGTGTTTGCCGGTCCTCGTATCGCCATGATGAAGCCGATGCGGGCGCGGCAACCGGCTGAGATCTTGCGCCAGCGGATTCGCGATCACATCGCTCGGGAGAGCAAGCCTGAATTGGTCGACGCGCACATTGTGCGCAGCCCGGCTGATTACGTTCCGGGCATGGCGCCTTTTGTGACGGCTGCTCTCTCGGATCGCCGGAACGCACTTGCCAACCGGCCCGGCACGGGCTGA
- a CDS encoding DUF4344 domain-containing metallopeptidase gives MPPHPATQEIDTHGSKPRQCAAAPLAWIALVVILGILLLGDSTAARSGGLISFLPHPAKDAQALQKQTVPSRNAAALTTNRFDIEYVEPTDPAHRPLYALLQQEHVLEKVQALLAPVKLPIRITLKLGSCDGVANATFWDDVIKVCYEYIDYVLKHASKVATDALPLRDVMIGPTIEVFLHEAGHAVVEVLDIPFFGREEDVADYFATYILLQLCKDDARRLILGTSFVGGAEAIDEQGKRPDLHLLADTHSLPAQRYFNRWCMAYGANPVLFADAVDNGLLPQSRAKHCRYEYQTNAFAFRTLISPYIDEKLKQKVFAKNWFASPAMDRPMCATTISMAISQEINCKTLLDEGLCTKQR, from the coding sequence ATGCCGCCGCATCCTGCCACACAAGAAATCGACACGCATGGCTCAAAGCCTCGGCAATGCGCAGCTGCACCGCTTGCATGGATCGCGCTCGTCGTCATTCTGGGCATTCTGCTGCTGGGCGATAGTACCGCCGCGCGGTCCGGCGGACTGATCTCTTTCCTTCCGCATCCTGCAAAGGATGCACAGGCGTTGCAGAAACAAACGGTGCCGAGCCGCAATGCTGCTGCGCTGACCACCAACCGGTTCGATATTGAATATGTTGAACCGACAGACCCTGCGCATCGCCCACTTTACGCCCTTCTGCAGCAGGAACATGTTCTGGAGAAGGTTCAGGCGCTGCTCGCGCCGGTCAAGCTGCCAATCCGGATCACGTTGAAGCTGGGCAGCTGCGATGGCGTTGCAAACGCAACCTTCTGGGATGACGTCATCAAGGTCTGCTACGAATACATAGACTATGTGCTGAAACACGCCTCCAAGGTGGCAACCGACGCTTTGCCGCTCCGGGACGTAATGATTGGACCGACGATCGAGGTTTTCCTGCATGAGGCGGGACATGCCGTCGTCGAGGTTCTGGATATTCCGTTCTTCGGGCGTGAAGAGGACGTTGCCGATTATTTTGCGACCTACATTCTGCTGCAATTGTGCAAGGACGACGCGCGGCGGCTGATCCTCGGAACATCCTTTGTCGGCGGCGCAGAAGCGATCGACGAACAAGGAAAGAGGCCGGATTTGCACCTTCTGGCCGATACACATTCGCTTCCCGCGCAACGCTATTTCAACCGCTGGTGCATGGCCTACGGCGCAAACCCCGTGCTTTTCGCCGATGCAGTCGACAACGGTCTGCTGCCGCAAAGCCGGGCCAAGCATTGCCGCTATGAATACCAGACAAACGCTTTCGCCTTCAGGACGCTGATCTCGCCCTACATCGACGAGAAGCTGAAGCAAAAGGTTTTCGCCAAAAACTGGTTCGCATCGCCGGCGATGGATCGGCCGATGTGCGCCACGACGATTTCAATGGCGATCTCGCAAGAGATCAATTGCAAGACGCTGTTGGATGAAGGGCTCTGCACCAAGCAGAGGTGA
- a CDS encoding 2-isopropylmalate synthase → MTAQTKSNRDRVYIFDTTLRDGEQCPGATMTHEEKLEVAELLDQMGVDIIEAGFPIASEGDFAAVNEIAKRTKNAVVCGLSRAAPKDIDRCAEAIKPAARRRIHTFLSTSPVHMKYKLQKEPHEVYEMVIAQVTRARMHTDDVEWSSEDGTRTEHDFLCRCVEAAIKAGATTINIPDTVGYTTPEEYAALFRMVRERVPNSDKAVFSVHCHDDLGMAVANSLAGLSGGARQIECTINGIGERAGNASLEEVVMAIQTRNDVLPYWTNIDATMLTRASKLVSAATSFPVQYNKAIVGRNAFAHESGIHQDGMLKNTQTYEIMTPESVGVKQTSLVMGKHSGRHAFVHKLEELGYKLGSNQLEDAFVRFKALADRKKHIYDEDIEALVDEEIATAQDRIKLVSLTVIAGTRGPQSATLELDIDGRHQTIQATGNGPVDATFNAIKAIIPHEAKLELYQVHAVTEGTDAQAEVSVRLAQNDYAVTSRGADPDTLVASAKAYLGALNKLMARGARTHAQHSAQ, encoded by the coding sequence ATGACCGCGCAGACCAAGTCCAACCGGGACCGCGTCTACATCTTTGACACCACCTTGCGCGACGGCGAGCAATGCCCGGGCGCGACCATGACCCACGAGGAGAAACTCGAGGTTGCGGAGTTGCTCGACCAGATGGGCGTCGACATCATCGAGGCTGGTTTTCCGATCGCCTCGGAGGGCGATTTCGCCGCGGTCAACGAGATCGCCAAGCGCACCAAGAACGCCGTGGTCTGCGGCCTCTCGCGCGCGGCGCCCAAGGACATCGATCGCTGTGCCGAAGCGATCAAGCCGGCCGCGCGCAGACGCATCCACACCTTCCTCTCCACCTCGCCGGTGCACATGAAGTACAAGCTCCAGAAGGAGCCGCACGAAGTCTATGAGATGGTGATCGCGCAGGTGACGCGTGCGCGGATGCACACGGACGACGTGGAATGGTCCTCGGAAGACGGCACCCGCACCGAACACGACTTCCTCTGCCGCTGTGTGGAAGCCGCGATCAAGGCCGGCGCCACGACGATCAACATACCCGATACCGTCGGCTACACCACCCCGGAGGAATACGCCGCGTTGTTCCGCATGGTGCGCGAGCGCGTGCCGAATTCCGACAAGGCGGTGTTCTCGGTGCACTGCCATGACGATCTCGGCATGGCGGTTGCGAATTCGCTGGCCGGCCTTTCCGGCGGCGCGCGCCAGATCGAATGCACCATCAACGGCATCGGCGAGCGGGCCGGCAATGCGTCGCTGGAAGAAGTCGTGATGGCGATCCAGACGCGCAACGACGTCTTGCCCTACTGGACCAATATCGACGCGACCATGCTGACGCGCGCCTCCAAGCTCGTGTCGGCGGCGACGTCGTTCCCGGTGCAATACAACAAGGCGATTGTTGGCCGGAACGCCTTCGCGCATGAATCCGGCATCCACCAGGACGGCATGCTGAAGAACACCCAGACTTACGAGATCATGACGCCGGAAAGCGTCGGCGTGAAACAGACCTCTCTGGTGATGGGCAAGCATTCCGGACGCCACGCCTTTGTGCATAAGCTGGAAGAGCTCGGCTACAAATTGGGCTCCAACCAGTTGGAAGATGCCTTCGTGCGCTTCAAGGCACTGGCCGACCGCAAGAAGCACATCTACGACGAGGACATCGAGGCGCTAGTCGACGAGGAAATCGCGACGGCGCAGGACCGCATCAAGCTCGTATCGCTGACGGTGATCGCCGGCACGCGCGGCCCGCAATCGGCGACGCTCGAGCTCGACATCGATGGCCGGCATCAGACCATCCAGGCCACCGGCAATGGTCCGGTCGATGCGACGTTCAACGCGATCAAAGCGATCATTCCGCATGAGGCAAAACTCGAGCTCTATCAGGTGCACGCCGTGACCGAGGGCACCGACGCGCAGGCGGAAGTCTCCGTGCGGCTCGCGCAGAATGATTATGCAGTCACCTCACGCGGCGCCGATCCGGATACACTGGTTGCATCCGCAAAGGCCTATCTCGGCGCTCTCAACAAGCTGATGGCGCGGGGTGCGCGCACCCACGCGCAGCACTCAGCGCAGTAG
- a CDS encoding PhzF family phenazine biosynthesis protein produces MRLRFVTLDVFTQTRLSGNPLAVVIDADGLEQPRMQAVAREFNLPETVFVLQPANQEHRARLRIFTPANELPFAGHPTVGTALLLGCMTASANTRGFVLEEPIGLVHCRVTSHGHDGGHAKFTVPRLPAEAGSAPDRKAVAGALGLSEDDIGFGEFRCALVLCGARAVHIRPGRVA; encoded by the coding sequence ATGCGCTTACGATTTGTGACCCTTGACGTCTTCACGCAGACGCGATTGAGCGGCAATCCGCTGGCGGTCGTGATCGATGCCGATGGTCTGGAGCAGCCGCGCATGCAGGCGGTCGCGCGGGAATTCAATTTGCCCGAAACGGTATTCGTCCTGCAGCCCGCAAACCAGGAGCATCGCGCGCGGCTGCGCATCTTCACGCCGGCGAACGAACTGCCATTTGCAGGACACCCGACGGTTGGCACGGCTTTGCTGCTGGGCTGCATGACCGCTTCTGCCAATACCCGCGGATTCGTGCTGGAAGAGCCCATCGGTCTCGTCCATTGCCGGGTGACATCGCATGGCCATGATGGCGGCCATGCCAAATTCACCGTTCCGAGATTGCCGGCCGAGGCCGGCTCCGCGCCGGACCGGAAGGCTGTCGCCGGCGCGCTCGGCTTGTCCGAAGACGATATCGGGTTCGGAGAATTCCGATGCGCCCTTGTTCTTTGCGGCGCGCGTGCCGTTCACATTCGTCCCGGTCGCGTCGCTTGA
- a CDS encoding LysR family transcriptional regulator, whose translation MIDWDDLRFVLAVARTGSALRAARALNVNQTTVTRRIAQIESIVGADLFEARQSGYLPTPLGRLVADSAERIEAEVLALRSAIDASQRMLSGSVRFTSSEVYANYVIAPFLRNFRQQYPGVTVELITDDRRLDVARGEADVALRASSRPEGSGIVAQRLPDAGWTAYCSAAYAEEHGVPSSAAAFSGHFVALVEGPMAGLPPFCWLSKVAMNATVNTRSNSLTNVLSAIKAGLSISVLPCFVGDREPDLIRCLPPVAELDGEVWLIVREDVKQATHIRAFVDCLSAHMNGLRGPHSGRKPTKIESPAVLAALISTASMDIGHLGETVISLWL comes from the coding sequence ATGATTGACTGGGACGATCTGCGTTTCGTGCTGGCCGTGGCCCGCACCGGTTCGGCACTGCGCGCCGCCCGGGCTCTTAACGTCAATCAGACGACCGTCACCCGCCGCATCGCCCAGATCGAGAGCATCGTTGGCGCCGATCTTTTCGAGGCGCGACAGAGTGGATATCTGCCGACGCCGCTCGGCCGGCTCGTTGCAGACAGCGCAGAAAGGATAGAAGCTGAAGTCCTCGCTTTGCGCAGCGCCATCGATGCAAGTCAGCGGATGCTGTCAGGGTCGGTACGTTTCACCTCGAGCGAGGTCTATGCGAATTATGTGATTGCGCCATTCCTGCGCAACTTTCGCCAGCAATATCCGGGCGTAACTGTCGAACTGATCACGGACGATCGGCGGCTCGATGTCGCTCGTGGTGAAGCGGATGTGGCTTTGCGTGCAAGTTCTCGACCCGAGGGCAGCGGCATTGTCGCACAACGGCTTCCGGACGCCGGCTGGACCGCTTATTGCAGCGCGGCCTATGCCGAAGAGCACGGCGTGCCATCCAGCGCTGCCGCATTTTCCGGGCATTTCGTCGCGTTGGTCGAGGGTCCCATGGCGGGACTGCCGCCATTCTGCTGGCTCAGCAAGGTCGCCATGAATGCAACGGTCAATACGCGCAGCAACAGTCTCACGAACGTGCTGTCTGCCATCAAGGCAGGCCTGAGCATTTCGGTGCTGCCGTGCTTCGTCGGGGACAGGGAGCCGGACCTCATTCGTTGCCTGCCCCCTGTTGCCGAACTGGATGGTGAGGTCTGGCTGATCGTTCGCGAGGACGTCAAGCAGGCCACGCATATTCGAGCGTTTGTCGATTGTCTGTCTGCGCATATGAACGGACTGCGGGGACCGCACTCGGGACGAAAGCCAACGAAGATCGAAAGCCCTGCTGTCCTTGCAGCGCTGATTTCGACCGCTTCGATGGATATCGGCCATCTTGGCGAAACTGTTATTTCGTTGTGGCTGTAG
- a CDS encoding polyphosphate kinase 2 family protein, whose amino-acid sequence MKLENLADRFRVDNPDRFRLKEIDPADCCGLSMDKDEAKEMLADSVQRMSKLQEKLYAQDRWAVLLIFQAMDAAGKDGAIEHVMSGINPQGCQVFSFKAPSSQELDHDFMWRTTMCLPERGRIGVFNRSYYEEVLVVRAHPEILAKQKLPEKLVTKDIWEQRFEDIRAFERYVARNGTLILKFMLHVSKEEQARRFLARLDDPAKNWKFSLGDVEERKLWGEYMRFYEDCIRETSRPYAPWFVVPADNKWFTRLVISSAIVEAMDALDLHFPKVAAGALEDMQKARDALAAELPKGKNNKPNKR is encoded by the coding sequence ATGAAGCTCGAAAACCTCGCCGATCGCTTTCGCGTCGACAATCCCGACAGGTTTCGTCTCAAGGAAATCGACCCGGCTGATTGCTGCGGTCTGTCTATGGACAAGGACGAAGCCAAGGAGATGCTGGCTGACAGCGTGCAGCGCATGTCGAAGCTGCAGGAAAAGCTGTACGCGCAGGACCGCTGGGCGGTGCTGCTGATCTTTCAGGCGATGGACGCCGCCGGCAAGGACGGCGCCATCGAGCATGTGATGTCGGGCATCAACCCGCAGGGATGCCAGGTCTTCTCCTTCAAGGCGCCGAGTTCGCAGGAACTCGATCACGACTTCATGTGGCGCACCACGATGTGCCTGCCGGAGCGCGGCCGCATCGGCGTGTTCAACCGCTCCTATTACGAGGAGGTGCTGGTCGTCCGCGCGCACCCGGAAATTCTGGCGAAGCAGAAGCTGCCGGAAAAGCTCGTCACCAAGGATATCTGGGAGCAGCGTTTCGAGGATATCCGCGCCTTCGAGCGCTATGTCGCCCGCAACGGCACGCTCATCCTGAAATTCATGCTGCATGTCTCAAAGGAGGAGCAGGCCCGGCGGTTTCTGGCGCGGCTCGACGACCCCGCGAAGAACTGGAAGTTCTCGCTGGGAGATGTCGAGGAACGCAAGCTCTGGGGCGAGTACATGCGTTTCTATGAGGATTGCATCCGCGAAACGAGCCGCCCGTACGCGCCCTGGTTCGTCGTGCCGGCCGACAATAAGTGGTTCACCCGCCTCGTAATTTCCTCCGCCATTGTTGAGGCCATGGATGCCTTGGACCTACATTTTCCCAAGGTGGCGGCGGGCGCGCTTGAGGACATGCAGAAAGCTCGCGATGCCCTCGCCGCCGAGTTGCCGAAAGGCAAAAATAACAAGCCGAACAAGAGGTAA
- a CDS encoding c-type cytochrome: protein MSALAAAPYAAFAQNAQIKRGEYLVTLGGCNDCHTPGYFFGKPEMARFLGGSEVGFEIPGLGVFYGPNLTPDPDTGLGKWSADEIVTAITKGRRPDGRTLSPVMPWHAFAKLSRQDAYAIVAFLKSLPPVTNKVPGPFGPNESPTSFVMKIVPPQSATTGQSDQK from the coding sequence ATCTCAGCTCTCGCTGCTGCTCCGTACGCCGCGTTTGCACAGAACGCGCAGATCAAGCGCGGCGAATACCTCGTGACGCTGGGCGGGTGCAACGACTGCCATACGCCGGGATATTTCTTCGGCAAACCGGAAATGGCGCGTTTTCTCGGCGGCTCGGAAGTCGGATTTGAAATCCCCGGTCTCGGTGTCTTTTACGGCCCGAACCTGACGCCGGACCCGGACACGGGGCTCGGCAAGTGGTCGGCGGATGAGATCGTCACTGCGATCACCAAGGGCCGCAGACCTGATGGCCGCACGCTCTCGCCGGTCATGCCCTGGCACGCCTTCGCCAAGCTGTCGCGTCAGGACGCTTACGCCATCGTTGCCTTTCTTAAGAGCCTGCCGCCAGTCACGAACAAGGTTCCCGGTCCCTTTGGGCCGAACGAATCGCCAACGTCATTCGTCATGAAAATCGTGCCGCCGCAGTCTGCGACAACGGGCCAATCAGACCAAAAATAA
- a CDS encoding methyltransferase yields the protein MRSHATATATVIPQGPSATRAPEMRLVSPAAVPAALPSPLRLMELSSGFWAFKTLAAAHELGLFGLLSGGRSITAGDLSQTLKIHPRPAEMLLTGCAALGLLAGEDGRYRNTALSEAYLVPGQPYYFGGWVEMADKRLYAGWGKLAEALRTNRPTTWNPDTQSSLFDGEDAKMLALFWEAMHSLSIMTAGALGRAYDFGRYRRLLDIGGGSGAFDIALCTQYPALHAAVFDLPHVVAIAERNVAKAGLSARIEGIGGSFFGAFPDGYDLHLFSMIMHDWDVDKNRTLLRRSYETLAPGGAVVISELLVNDEKTGPASAALMSLNMLIETEGRNYTASEYTAWLAEAGFRDIETVRFDAPGANGAVIGHKR from the coding sequence ATGCGCTCGCATGCCACTGCAACTGCCACCGTCATTCCCCAAGGGCCGTCTGCCACGCGCGCCCCGGAAATGCGGCTGGTTAGCCCTGCGGCCGTTCCGGCAGCCCTTCCCTCGCCCCTGCGGCTGATGGAGCTATCGAGCGGCTTCTGGGCCTTCAAGACACTTGCCGCCGCGCATGAACTCGGCCTGTTCGGCCTTCTCTCCGGCGGGCGAAGTATCACCGCCGGCGACTTGTCGCAAACCTTGAAAATCCATCCTCGTCCTGCCGAAATGCTGCTGACAGGCTGCGCTGCGCTTGGGCTTCTCGCCGGCGAAGACGGACGCTATCGCAACACCGCCCTGAGCGAAGCCTATCTCGTACCCGGTCAGCCGTATTATTTCGGCGGATGGGTCGAGATGGCGGACAAGCGCCTCTATGCCGGCTGGGGCAAGCTCGCCGAAGCGCTGCGCACCAATCGTCCAACCACATGGAATCCGGACACGCAGTCGTCTCTGTTCGACGGCGAAGACGCCAAGATGTTGGCGCTGTTTTGGGAGGCCATGCATTCACTGTCGATCATGACTGCTGGCGCACTCGGCCGCGCATATGACTTTGGCCGCTATCGCCGGCTGCTCGACATCGGCGGCGGTTCCGGCGCATTCGACATCGCGCTGTGCACGCAATACCCCGCTCTTCACGCCGCAGTATTCGATCTCCCGCATGTCGTTGCGATCGCCGAACGCAATGTCGCAAAAGCCGGACTTTCAGCGCGCATAGAAGGAATCGGAGGCTCGTTCTTCGGCGCATTCCCCGACGGCTACGATCTGCACCTCTTCTCGATGATCATGCACGACTGGGACGTCGATAAGAACAGGACGCTGCTGCGCCGCTCCTACGAGACCCTCGCGCCCGGCGGCGCGGTGGTCATCAGCGAATTGCTGGTGAATGACGAGAAAACCGGACCGGCATCAGCTGCCCTCATGAGTCTCAACATGCTCATCGAAACCGAGGGGCGAAACTATACCGCCTCTGAATACACCGCCTGGCTCGCTGAAGCCGGATTCCGCGACATCGAAACCGTGCGGTTCGATGCGCCGGGAGCGAACGGAGCCGTCATCGGCCACAAGCGCTGA
- a CDS encoding c-type cytochrome: MLAGFSDVSQAQTAQVKRGEYLVTLGGCNDCHTPGYFFGKPDKTRFLGGSEVGFEIPGLGVFHGPNLTPDQDTGLGAWSPDEIVAAITGGQRPDGRILAPVMPWHAFAKLTREDAYAIAAFLKSLPPVKNKVPGPFGPHEASTSFVLKIVPPAAATTGGPSSN, from the coding sequence ATGCTCGCCGGATTTTCCGATGTCAGCCAGGCGCAGACCGCACAGGTCAAGCGCGGCGAATATCTTGTAACGCTCGGCGGCTGCAACGATTGTCACACCCCGGGGTATTTTTTTGGCAAGCCAGACAAGACGCGCTTCCTGGGCGGCTCGGAAGTCGGATTTGAAATCCCCGGTCTCGGCGTCTTTCACGGGCCGAACCTGACGCCGGATCAGGACACGGGTCTTGGCGCCTGGTCGCCCGATGAAATCGTCGCTGCCATCACAGGGGGCCAGCGGCCCGACGGGCGTATTCTTGCGCCGGTCATGCCCTGGCACGCCTTTGCCAAGCTGACACGAGAGGACGCCTACGCCATAGCCGCGTTCCTGAAGAGCCTGCCCCCGGTCAAAAACAAGGTGCCCGGCCCGTTCGGCCCGCACGAGGCCTCGACGTCATTCGTGCTGAAGATCGTGCCGCCGGCCGCTGCAACCACAGGCGGACCCTCATCGAACTAG
- a CDS encoding PhzF family phenazine biosynthesis isomerase, with translation MPFTFVPVASLDALKRARADMRTFEAVFGGASPAACYLFSAATQEPAHDFRARMFAPGMGIAEDPATGAAVAAFAGLLSSAGGLSDGKHDICIAQGYEMGRPSQIELGLEISAGLLTVATIGGHAVIVSEGKIEV, from the coding sequence GTGCCGTTCACATTCGTCCCGGTCGCGTCGCTTGACGCGCTCAAGCGCGCGCGTGCCGATATGCGAACTTTCGAAGCTGTTTTTGGCGGCGCGTCGCCGGCCGCCTGCTATCTGTTTTCCGCGGCGACGCAGGAGCCGGCGCACGATTTCCGTGCCCGCATGTTCGCTCCGGGGATGGGGATTGCGGAGGACCCGGCGACCGGCGCGGCGGTGGCCGCCTTTGCCGGATTGCTGTCGTCGGCCGGAGGTTTGTCCGACGGCAAGCACGACATCTGCATCGCGCAGGGCTATGAAATGGGCCGGCCGAGCCAGATCGAGCTCGGCCTCGAGATATCGGCAGGGCTGCTGACAGTTGCGACCATCGGCGGCCATGCAGTCATCGTCAGCGAAGGCAAGATCGAGGTCTGA
- the pdxY gene encoding pyridoxal kinase PdxY: MNLLSIQSHVAFGHVGNAAATFPLQRIGVEVWPIHTVQFSNHTGYGAWTGEVFDAGLIGEVVRGIDAAGALGTCDGVLSGYMGAAATGEAILGAVARVKGANPQARYCCDPVIGDVESGVFVRDGIPEFMKSRAVPAADVITPNQFELDYLSGLTTSNLDRTLAAVDALHALGPRHILVTSLHVEETPRDSLDLLASGPEGCFQVRTPLLPLSISGAGDAIAALFFAHLLQTGRTADALQNAVSSVYGVLKETADKGAREILLVEAQEELVKPGRIFKPQKVDA; encoded by the coding sequence ATGAATCTCCTTTCCATTCAGTCTCACGTGGCCTTTGGCCATGTCGGCAATGCCGCGGCCACCTTTCCGCTGCAGCGGATCGGCGTTGAGGTCTGGCCGATCCACACCGTGCAATTCTCCAACCATACCGGCTACGGCGCTTGGACCGGGGAGGTGTTCGACGCCGGCCTGATCGGGGAGGTGGTGCGTGGTATCGACGCGGCCGGCGCGCTTGGAACATGCGATGGAGTGCTGTCCGGCTATATGGGGGCGGCGGCGACGGGTGAGGCTATTCTCGGTGCCGTGGCGCGGGTGAAAGGCGCCAACCCGCAGGCACGCTATTGCTGCGATCCGGTCATAGGCGATGTCGAGTCCGGCGTGTTCGTGCGTGACGGCATTCCGGAATTCATGAAAAGCAGGGCAGTGCCCGCCGCCGATGTCATCACGCCGAACCAGTTCGAGCTCGATTATCTGTCCGGGCTGACAACATCCAATCTGGATCGCACGCTCGCTGCCGTCGACGCGCTGCATGCGCTGGGGCCGCGCCATATTCTTGTGACATCGCTGCATGTCGAGGAAACGCCACGGGACAGTCTTGATCTGCTGGCATCCGGACCGGAGGGCTGTTTTCAGGTGCGCACACCGCTGCTGCCGCTTTCCATCAGCGGGGCAGGCGACGCCATCGCCGCCTTGTTCTTTGCGCATCTGCTGCAGACGGGGCGGACGGCCGACGCGCTGCAGAATGCGGTTTCATCGGTCTATGGCGTGTTGAAGGAGACGGCGGACAAAGGCGCGCGGGAAATCTTGCTGGTGGAGGCGCAGGAAGAATTGGTGAAGCCAGGCCGGATTTTCAAACCCCAGAAAGTGGACGCATGA